In Pleuronectes platessa chromosome 5, fPlePla1.1, whole genome shotgun sequence, a single genomic region encodes these proteins:
- the LOC128439639 gene encoding mucin-5AC, translated as MVVEADEEKQGEGLETDKDENKALDEEEGVSPAPGSDLHPSASAEEKRESGCSCNSPTEEAKNEVTTSQQSSDLLLQPIQRCQPPTRGSHLTKRDKKIIEKIRSYYEAAAEAEEEEAEEEGEQAERVATRRRNSFSQIPSGLVKKSVSRLDVSGHQGEPESGQSVSETISGETYEETDPCFINGPTSSPTPISADGEGDRQADKPISSLDSDADRPMETPTSTVMQDQETQDQVETLQQNHPAGEESETQDKNGNFCSGPLEEEDLWDKQEGKTSVVATGKQDGHSLRGEGPSVSKPDDTTCPENQAVINSCEKTVSIESEEEPSTPPRTEQCLKTETRTQSHWSSSKHSELAKTSRNLEGLPSQIKVCGWSRHSRIVTANRALFEGMGSDVASFGLFESNPVADSVLIENSERILSKVQTLASMYSAKASTMKVPLHQKRAFGVWNQLSGPSTQTHTRSQQQVQSLTQKQIPAQCRQQPRHQMEINQSETKTGTHTQSVTKNLSNTTTQSREPPTHFQNQTKICSQNQTMNMENQRMQEERMMRRAQSLTNDLQGTTTSASHHQTHEFTLSRPRDFIFALTRERDSRLGVNCPTSTSPVENQSTGLRDQSSSQAQEASPGSRPGLSAQPVDQSPSFCCSAPNNPLTSTRTLDCSVTEFRGLSAPPGRGGALDQNRELQTDTEVRDRKDGLEQSAGHPGYSIREDTTFVNIMTAHKYNQDTPATQDNETPECKVPTGRSDTEDSLTKDVPSLHTGPGHLVCTKNMDREASPGQPVLGVASAQSLSPAEDQGSMVPHLGEQPPPQEEHCTSPGTSGAPKIDELPSNQMKSNETNNGLNSSSQSRKILQGSTLIFSEEPACSRASRELVVPAPLRQPLHLTFDPSVASHAFTETQEDLKAGAAARPWRSPSVPSTDPLPTFTSQRAPDLPSTVGEQAPSSSWSASSNTPCEHREPHQQDLTRPPSRPSSGTTSLVERPNQAIATHSYDTELSTAPSAFRPRFRPSSPSPVRNCPTSSPLPTSSSAVRAPPCSSTFRVVPAPSPTSVSVDGFTSPNMFSDALSCLSPTPSSGRVSSTRVPPASSPTPTAFTSSSSSSSSSSSSSSSGRSSSVRAGLPSSPTSSSSLRSSPIASSSVFTRSLAASCISQSISQSMAKKNTVRQQAPPMKSVNQRPSSTPSLPSAHPRQRSPSPGLPPSHQSSSTPAYVKPGFNKDGYQNPRCPPSSLQSSCPSLSPHLPPHSLSHRSPSPSTSMVHYQSTHSSSTSVHPSFLQSQMDSLQNGNNNNNNKLAGLTTVTSNLSYTSRGISGADNNGGWSGSPQKAPLANQSTNSTVMQQTHDFLWSGSHNRVAQPFSASEPSSRVQSPSPTPAPALFTRLYSPPPQHNFSSPMANKPPHPRSTRAGGTSYHNPLGLTLELPTSSSCLSPCILSPPPIGVSVNVWTNNVAAPQPRNPRFASASSPSSPLSSSSMFTSSQVPLHSSRAPSPSGPCPPAPRMTSQTLRRSFSSNLADRPPSPVRSSSSGLRRSWTEGGRRSFGFSGSERGSFDQQESCPPSPRSGWSSYNSSPPCLSPQPGLQSPLSPSRLSPGKGTLGGQHFTSVPWPDVQELSSRYNGTDDLDISVTTATITSSPSPLSTPSPSVLYSPTPSDSHKEWGDPELEDGNCRSQIICAYVSRPAHELTLSSSCLALSSSGMTSPPLTSHQYQSRPSQVKPQPQVQMATEARSAPSNHSPLPQNHSPLPQSSSPLSFTHKTGNLKSNYATTVNLQIAGSGRITSFSTAQVSLTQTLQGGAGAGAGAGGGGAGPGQMVRRVSINGHSHIQSPLPQNHNRL; from the exons TATCACGCTTGGATGTGAGTGGACACCAGGGGGAGCCAGAGAGTGGACAATCCGTGTCTGAAACGATCAGTGGAGAGACTTATGAAGAGACGGATCCCTGTTTCATCAATGGTCCCACCTCGTCCCCAACTCCTATCTCAGCTGATGGAGAGGGTGATAGACAGGCAGATAAACCAATCAGCTCCCTGGATTCGGATGCAGACAGACCAATGGAGACACCAACCTCTACTGTGATGCAGGACCAGGAGACCCAAGACCAAGTTGAGACTCTACAGCAGAACCATCCGGCTGGagaagagagtgagacacaggaCAAAAATGGAAATTTCTGCAGTGGACCGTTGGAAGAAGAAGATCTGTGGGATAAGCAGGAAGGAAAGACCAGTGTTGTGGCTACTGGGAAGCAAGATGGACATTCACTGCGAGGAGAAGGACCATCTGTTTCCAAACCAGACGACACAACATGTCCCGAAAACCAAGCTGTGATCAACAGCTGTGAAAAAACTGTCTCGATAGAATCAGAAGAAGAGCCGTCTACACCTCCACGTACAGAACAGTGTCTGAAAACTGAGACCAGAACTCAGTCCCACTGGAGCTCATCCAAACACAGTGAGCTGGCCAAGACCAGCAGAAACCTAGAGGGTCTTCCCAGTCAGATTAAAGTGTGTGGATGGTCCCGCCACTCCAGGATTGTCACCGCTAACCGGGCCTTGTTTGAGGGCATGGGATCGGATGTAGCCAGTTTTGGATTATTTGAGTCCAATCCAGTGGCGGACTCCGTATTGATAGAAAACTCAGAGCGTATTCTGAGCAAGGTCCAAACACTGGCTAGTATGTACAGCGCCAAAGCCAGCACCATGAAGGTCCCGTTGCATCAGAAGCGCGCCTTTGGGGTATGGAACCAACTCTCTGGACCCTCTACTCAGACCCACACTAGAAGCCAGCAACAGGTTCAATCCCTGACTCAAAAACAAATCCCAGCTCAGTGCAGGCAGCAACCGAGACACCAAATGGAAATCAATCAATCGGAAACCAAAACTGGAACCCATACTCAGTCTGTGACCAAAAATCTGAGCAACACCACAACACAATCGAGGGAACCGCCGACACATTTCCAAAACCAGACAAAGATCTGCAGCCAGAACCAGACCATGAACATGGAGAACCAGAGGATGCAGGAAGAGAGAATGATGAGGAGAGCTCAGAGTCTGACCAATG ATCTCCAGGGGACGACAACCTCTGCCTCTCACCACCAGACACATGAATTCACCCTCTCCAGGCCCAGGGACTTTATCTTCGCCTTGACCAGAGAAAGAGACTCTCGGTTGGGCGTCAACTGTCCGACTTCCACCTCCCCTGTGGAAAATCAATCCACTGGACTAAGAGATCAATCATCCAGTCAAGCCCAAGAGGCTTCTCCAGGATCCAGACCTGGACTCAGTGCACAACCTGTCGATCAGAGCCcttctttctgctgctctgcccCGAACAACCCCTTGACCTCCACCAGGACCCTGGATTGTAGCGTCACCGAGTTCAGgggcctctctgctcctccaggaagaggaggagccctGGATCAAAACAGAGAGCTTCAAACAGATACTGAAGTGAGGGACAGAAAAGACGG GTTGGAGCAGAGTGCTGGACACCCTGGTTACTCCATCAGAGAAGACACAACATTTGTAAACATCATGACAGCACACAAATACAATCAGGACACACCAGCGACTCAAGATAACGAAACACCAGAATGCAAAGTTCCCACAGGGCGTTCAGACACCGAGGATTCTTTAACCAAAGATGTGCCGAGTCTTCATACCGGGCCTGGACACTTGGTTTGCACAAAGAACATGGATAGAGAGGCATCGCCAGGGCAGCCGGTACTCGGAGTAGCATCTGCTCAGAGCCTGTCTCCTGCAGAGGACCAGGGCTCCATGGTGCCTCACCTAGGAGAGCAGCCCCCCCCGCAGGAGGAACACTGCACTTCACCGGGGACCTCTGGGGCGCCAAAGATAGATGAGCTGCCAAGCAATCAGATGAAATCCAATGAGACAAATAATGGTTTAAATTCTTCATCACAAAGCAGGAAGATTCTACAGGGGTCAACGCTGATCTTCTCAGAAGAGCCGGCTTGCAGCCGAGCCTCAAGAGAACTCGTTGTTCCAGCTCCTCTGCGTCAGCCTTTGCacttaacctttgacccctctgTGGCTAGTCATGCATTCACAGAAACCCAAGAGGATCtcaaagcaggagcagcagcgagGCCATGGCGCTCTCCATCAGTGCCGTCTACAGACCCTCTACCAACCTTCACCAGCCAGAGGGCACCAGACTTACCCTCCACTGTGGGTGAACAGGCGCCGTCCAGCTCCTGGAGTGCCAGTAGCAACACTCCATGCGAACACAG GGAACCACACCAGCAGGACCTCACTCGTCCACCGTCCAGACCCTCCTCCGGGACAACCAGCCTGGTGGAGCGACCCAACCAAGCCATCGCTACCCATAGCTATGATACAGAACTCTCCACAGCCCCTTCAGCCTTCAGACCTAGATTCAgaccctcctctccttctcctgttAGAAACTGCCCCACCTCCTCTCCGCTTCCGACTTCCTCTTCTGCTGTGCGAGCACCTCCTTGCTCCTCAACATTCAGGGTCGTTCCAGCACCTTCTCCAACCAGTGTGTCTGTAGATGGCTTCACCTCCCCGAACATGTTCTCCGACGCCCTTTCCTGTTTATCCCCTACTCCCTCTTCTGGCAGGGTTTCCTCCACAAGAGTCCCACCTGCCTCATCTCCAACACCAACTgctttcacctcctcctcctcctcctcttcttcttcttcttcttcttcttcttcagggaggTCTTCATCAGTAAGAGCAGGCCTTCCTTCCTCCCCTACATCGTCCTCTTCCCTCCGCTCCTCCCCaattgcttcctcctctgtattTACCAGATCATTAGCGGCCTCCTGCATCAGTCAGTCTATAAGTCAGAGTATGGCAAAGAAGAACACTGTCCGGCAACAAGCCCCACCCATGAAGTCAGTAAATCAAAGgccctcctccactccctcctTACCCTCTGCTCATCCACGACAGCGTTCCCCTTCTCCTGGACTGCCTCCCAGTCATCAAAGTTCCAGCACACCTGCTTATGTCAAACCAGGGTTCAACAAGGATGGGTACCAGAATCCAAGGTGTCCACCGTCCTCTCTCCAGTCCTCTTGTCCTTCTCTGTCCCCTCACTTGCCtcctcattctctctcacacCGGTCTCCTTCCCCATCTACGAGTATGGTCCATTATCAATCTACCCACTCTTCTTCTACTTCCGTCCATCCTTCATTCCTTCAGTCACAAATGGATTCACTGCAGaatggaaacaacaacaataacaacaagttAGCGGGTTTAACCACAGTGACCAGCAACCTAAGTTATACCAGCAGGGGCATTAGTGGTGCTGATAATAATGGGGGCTGGTCAGGAAGTCCACAGAAAGCGCCATTAGCTAATCAGAGCACTAATTCCACAGTAATGCAACAAACGCATGATTTTCTCTGGTCAGGGTCACACAACCGGGTAGCTCAGCCTTTTTCTGCATCTGAACCAAGCTCACGGGTTCAATCCCCATCTCCGACCCCAGCCCCTGCTTTGTTTACTCGGCTCTACTCCCCACCTCCTCAACATAACTTCTCCTCCCCCATGGCAAACAAACCTCCTCACCCCCGGAGCACAAGAGCAGGGGGTACAAGTTACCATAATCCACTAGGCCTAACTTTAGAGCTACCCACATCCTCCTCATGTCTGAGCCCCTGTATCCTTTCCCCACCTCCTATTGGTGTGTCAGTGAATGTGTGGACTAATAATGTTGCAGCGCCTCAACCGAGAAACCCCAGATttgcttctgcttcttctccttcatcacccTTGTCTTCCTCATCAATGTTCACTTCCTCACAAGTTCCACTACACAGTTCCAGAGCCCCCTCCCCATCTGGCCCCTGTCCCCCTGCGCCCCGAATGACCTCCCAAACCCTCCGTAGGTCTTTCTCCTCCAACTTGGCCGACAGACCTCCAAGCCCAGTGCGGAGCAGCTCCAGTGGACTGCGTCGCTCCTGGACTGAGGGCGGTCGCAGGTCCTTTGGTTTCAGTGGAAGTGAACGAGGGTCCTTTGACCAGCAGGAGTCCTGTCCACCTAGTCCAAGGAGTGGATGGTCCTCATACAACAGCTCACCTCCATGCCTCAGCCCCCAACCTGGGCTTCAATCCCCTCTTTCACCCAGCAGACTTAGCCCAGGGAAGGGCACCCTTGGTGGGCAGCATTTTACCAGTGTGCCTTGGCCGGATGTCCAGGAGCTTTCGAGCAGATATAATGGGACTGATGACCTCGATATAAGTGTCACTACCGCTACCAtaacctcctctccttctcctctctctacaCCCTCTCCTTCTGTCCTCTACTCTCCCACTCCATCAGATAGCCACAAAGAATGGGGAGACCCAGAGCTGGAAGACGGTAACTGtcgaagccaaatcatctgcgCCTACGTTTCCCGGCCCGCCCACGAACTAACCCTGTCCTCCTCATGCTTGGCCCTGTCCTCCTCAGGCATGACCTCCCCTCCACTGACCTCTCATCAATACCAAAGCCGCCCATCCCAAGTCAAACCACAACCTCAGGTCCAAATGGCCACTGAAGCCCGCTCTGCACCATCAAACCACTCCCCCTTGCCCCAAAACCACTCCCCCTTGCCCCAAAGTTCATCACCCTTATCTTTTACCCACAAAACTGGGAACCTGAAGAGCAATTACGCCACCACAGTTAACCTTCAGATCGCTGGAAGTGGCCGAATAACCTCGTTCAGTACTGCCCAAGTTAGCCTGACCCAAACCCTACAAggtggagccggagccggagccggagccggaggaggaggagcaggtccaGGGCAGATGGTGAGGAGAGTAAGCATCAATggacattcacacattcaatcCCCTCTTCCTCAGAATCATAACAGGCTGTGA